A genomic region of Pyrus communis chromosome 14, drPyrComm1.1, whole genome shotgun sequence contains the following coding sequences:
- the LOC137715582 gene encoding zinc finger protein BALDIBIS, translating into MMSEDALLVPSTITGFAQEPDFNPNPNPNINNQFKRKRSLPGTPDPDAEVIAMSPKSLMATNRFVCEICNKGFQRDQNLQLHRRGHNLPWKLKQRSKTEVIRKKVYVCPEKTCVHHEPSRALGDLTGIKKHFSRKHGEKKWKCEKCSKKYAVQSDWKAHSKVCGTREYRCDCGTLFSRKDSFITHRAFCDALAAEQSARFCSASTIHPSFMNGSFTNNAHEPQRIPNFIPMFQSEFAGSDHLAANNSHLSSKAFMPEMLQTESMDMFGSSSSSSQMQWLINNKKFVEESSFANANNLSMSSALLLRGVLKEEEETKGSFSETITTTTTSFYNNNINNNQNHHQQKPMSATALLQKAARMGSTTSNNNPATAFNNAAFNFNDLVNFMSPSSTQGATVGDGSLFLNNKHLMMSAEAAAMTKQGQSEQSSLTRDFL; encoded by the exons ATGATGTCCGAAGATGCGCTTTTAGTTCCCTCCACCATCACAGGGTTTGCTCAAGAGCCCGATTtcaaccctaaccctaaccctaatatAAATAATCAATTCAAAAGGAAGAGGAGTTTACCTGGAACGCCAG ATCCAGATGCAGAAGTGATAGCTATGTCCCCAAAATCTCTAATGGCCACAAATCGGTTCGTTTGCGAAATTTGCAACAAGGGTTTCCAGAGAGACCAGAACTTGCAGCTTCACCGACGTGGCCACAACCTTCCGTGGAAGCTCAAACAAAGATCAAAAACAGAAGTTATTCGGAAGAAGGTGTACGTGTGCCCGGAAAAGACTTGCGTGCACCACGAGCCATCGCGAGCGCTCGGAGACCTCACCGGAATCAAAAAGCACTTCAGCCGAAAGCACGGCGAGAAGAAGTGGAAGTGTGAGAAGTGCTCAAAGAAATACGCAGTTCAATCGGATTGGAAGGCACATAGCAAAGTTTGTGGGACTAGAGAGTATAGATGTGACTGTGGCACACTCTTTTCCAG GAAGGATAGCTTCATAACACACAGAGCCTTCTGTGATGCATTGGCGGCTGAGCAAAGTGCAAGATTTTGCTCAGCTTCAACTATTCATCCAAGCTTCATGAATGGGTCATTTACCAATAATGCCCATGAACCACAAAGAATCCCAAATTTTATACCAATGTTTCAGTCGGAATTTGCTGGCTCTGACCATCTAGCAGCCAACAATTCTCATCTCAGCTCTAAAGCTTTTATGCCTGAAATGCTGCAAACGGAATCAATGGACATGTTTGGATCGTCTTCATCGTCATCTCAGATGCAATGGCTcattaacaacaaaaagttCGTGGAAGAATCATCATTTGCAAATGCCAACAATCTCTCTATGTCATCGGCGCTGTTACTTCGGGGAGTGctaaaggaggaggaagaaaccAAAGGGAGTTTCTCTGAAACAATTACCACCACTACCACCTCTTTCTATAATAACAACATTAATAACAATCAGAACCACCACCAACAAAAACCCATGTCAGCCACAGCACTTTTGCAAAAAGCAGCTCGAATGGGATCTACAACCAGCAACAACAACCCAGCTACAGCATTCAACAACGCCGCCTTTAACTTCAATGATTTGGTGAATTTTATGTCTCCTTCGTCAACTCAAGGAGCCACAGTTGGAGATGGGTCACTGTTCTTGAACAACAAACACTTGATGATGTCAGCTGAAGCAGCAGCCATGACAAAACAAGGACAAAGTGAGCAAAGTAGTTTAACCAGAGACTTCCTTTGA